The DNA sequence ATCGCAGGTGAGACCCAGGTTATGCTCCATGCCGATTTCTGCGGCAATACACACTTGTTCCGGGTTAGCGCCAAGCAGTTCGGCAAGGCCGGCGGCCGCCATGGAACAGGCCACGCCCACTTCACCCTGGCAGCCCACTTCCGCACCGGAAATCGAGGCATTGGTTTTAAACAGGACGCCAATGGCCCCCGCCGCTAAAAAGTAACGCAGGCAGGTATCCGGCGTGACCGGCTGAATAAAACGGTCGTAGTAGGCCAGTACCGCAGGAATAATGCCGCAGGCGCCGTTTGTTGGCGCAGTCACGACCCGGCCCCCAGCGGCGTTCTCTTCAGAAACCGCCATCGCAAACATGTTGACCCAATCCATCGCATCCATCGGGTCATTAGAAAAACGGCCATTGGTAAACAGCAGACGATGGAGCGCAGAAGCACGGCGCGGCACACGCAGGGGGCCGGGCAACACGCCTTCGGTGTTCATCCCCCGGTGTATGGCGCTCTGCATGGTTTGCCAGACGGTCGAGAAGTAGGCTTCAAGCGCGTCGCGGCCATGCATGGCGATTTCGTTTTTCATGACCACGGCCGAGAGCGACAGGCAGTTATCATGACAGTGCTGCAACAACTGTCGGGCTGAATAGAATGGCCAGGGCGCTTGCTCTTCTTGCGTCATATTCTGGCCAAAATGTTCCTGATCAACGACAAAGCCGCCACCAATCGAATAGTAGGTTTTGCTATACACAACCTTCTGGTCGGCATCAAGTGCGCTGATCGTCATACCGTTTTCGTGCAGCGGCAGATTTTCTGGTTGAAAACGCAGTGCGTGCTCCAGCGGAAAGTTGACCTCATAACGGCCATTCAATAACGGCAGACGCTGAGAGTGCTGTACCTGCTGAATAAATGCCGGAATAGCATCGATATCTACGCTATCGGGCAGGTTGCCTGCCAGCCCCATGATAATGGCGATATCGGTATGGTGGCCTTTTCCTGTCAGTGCCAGCGAGCCATAAACATCAACAACAAGGCTATCGACCAACGGCATCAGGGATTG is a window from the Dickeya lacustris genome containing:
- a CDS encoding L-serine ammonia-lyase; the encoded protein is MVSVFDIFKIGIGPSSSHTVGPMKAGNMFTDDLLKQSLMPLVDSLVVDVYGSLALTGKGHHTDIAIIMGLAGNLPDSVDIDAIPAFIQQVQHSQRLPLLNGRYEVNFPLEHALRFQPENLPLHENGMTISALDADQKVVYSKTYYSIGGGFVVDQEHFGQNMTQEEQAPWPFYSARQLLQHCHDNCLSLSAVVMKNEIAMHGRDALEAYFSTVWQTMQSAIHRGMNTEGVLPGPLRVPRRASALHRLLFTNGRFSNDPMDAMDWVNMFAMAVSEENAAGGRVVTAPTNGACGIIPAVLAYYDRFIQPVTPDTCLRYFLAAGAIGVLFKTNASISGAEVGCQGEVGVACSMAAAGLAELLGANPEQVCIAAEIGMEHNLGLTCDPVAGQVQVPCIERNAIASVKAINAARMAIRRASEPRVSLDKVIETMYETGKDMNAKYRETSRGGLAIKVVQCE